A stretch of DNA from Anaerobacillus isosaccharinicus:
GGTTTTGGGGTATTTGCAACATTAGGATTTATGGCAACACAATCAGGTGTTGGTGTCGATGAAGTAGCTGCTGGTGGTATTGGCTTAGCGTTTGTCGTCTTCCCGCAAATTTTAAATACTTTTCCAGGGCTTAATGGACTGTTTGGCGTCTTATTCTTCGGTTCTCTAGTATTTGCTGGATTATCGTCGTTAATTTCGATTGTCGAAACTTTTGTTGCTGGTGTCCAAGAGAAATTTAAAGTATCAAGAACAAAAGCTGTCATGATCGGTGGAGGGCTTTCAGCGTTAATTTCAATCTTGTTTGCAACCCAAGGAGGACTGTTCTTCCTAGATGCAGCAGATTACTTTATTAATACATTTGGAATTGCCTTAGCTGGACTTGTTTCAGTAATTACAATTTCTTGGTTTGTTAAGAAGCTTAAACCTTTCCAAGACCATGCCAATGCAACATCAGATATAAGAATTGGCTTATGGTGGAGAGTATGTTTAGGTGTTGTCACACCTGTTGTATTAGGTTATATGTTTATCATGAATTTAATAGACAACCTAAAAGAGAACTACGAAGGTTACTCTACCTCCTTCCTTCTCTACTCTGGATGGGGAGTTGCGATTGCTGCTCTAGTTTTCGGCTTCATTTTTACTGGCTTAAAGTGGAGTGCAAAAGACTTAGAGGTACCAGCTTACTCTGAAGAAAAAGGAGTCGATGCAAAATGAGTATGAGTGCAGTTGTCATGATGGTCATTGGTGTCGTAATCATCTGGGGAGGCTTAGCAGCAAGCATCCTAAACGCTGTGAAGGTTTCCAAGCAAAAATAGTAAATCAAAAAATCTCGGAGAATATTTTCTCCGGGATTTTTTTTGTCTGACTTGGAATTTATGTGGACACCTGGTCCGTGACATCTGCCATCCTTTTGTTGATGAGTGGATTTCCCTAAACAGTAATCTCAAATGCAATTCTTTACCGTCTCTTTCGTTTTGCCCGATCTTTTTTCTCCCAGTTCTTCAATGAGGGATACGGGTCAAACGACCATTCAATGTAACCGTTATCACGGTACATGCCATAATGTAGGTGTGGTGGGAATTTTCCTGAAGTCCCTGGTTTTCCATATCCAGAGCTCCCTACATAGCCAATGACAGTCCCAGGCTCAACAACTGTTCCTTCCTCAATTCCTTTTTCAAATCCACTTAAATGGGCGAAATAATGGTATACATTGTCAAGGTCGCGAATACCAACACGCCATCCACCATATTTATTCCAACCCTTTAATTCGACGATTCCATAAGTTGTAGCTCTTACTGGCGTCCCATGGCCCGCAAAAATATCGGTACCTTCATGAATTCTGCGACCACCCCAGCCACGAGCATCCCCCCATGTATTTTTGTAACTGTAATTAAAATGGATGGGCATTGGAAAAGCATTTTTATTTAGGGCTATCGTATTATAGGTCTCATAAATCTTTGCATGCCCCATGATTAGTTGCAGTGATTTTTCACGGTGATAAAATTCCCAAATACCTACTCGAATGTTTTCTTCATCATTTCCGTAGGACTCTAAATGTCGGGCAAACGTATATAGAACATCTTCGTCATCGTTTCGATTGGCTATGCCGTCTCCGTTCCCATCTAAACCGACACCGCCAAACATACTAATGGAGAGAGGGTTTGTATCATCTAGGTCAGGGTTTAAAGGGCCAACCCATTGCTGAGGCGAATAAAAAATTGCGATAGCGCCTTCTTCCCGCGGTAAATCCCTTCTTGCACGTCGTAAGCCCCGCTCAAAGGAATCAGCTGCAGCTAAGTAATACCAAGGGACATTAGTTACCGTTTCAACTTTCTTATATAAGTCCATCCTACTCTCTAAAAGTTGCTCATAAGTGAGCTCTTTTGCCTCAGTAGCAAAAGTAGTTGAAGGTATAGTCGCTAATGTCATGAAAATTGTAATGATGAATAATAGTGAGCGTTTCATCTAAAGAACTCCTTTCTGGCAAACCCCTAACTATAGTTTGTTGAAAAAGACGAGAAAAATATATGTTAATTAATGCCAGTAGTAATGCAACAGCTTTGAGATTTCACATTTTTCATGGTAAAGTAAATCTAGTTAGTTTAGAGTGTAAGTAACGACTGTTGAGTTTTAATAGGAAGATCAAATTCTACAAAGTAGTGGCTCAACACTCATACCTTCAAATGGGAGTGAATACCTTGGCAAAACAAGAAGAATATATTCGTAAACCAGATTGGCTAAAAATTAAACTTAATACGAACGATTCATATACAGGCTTAAAAAAAATGATGCGTGAAGAAAACCTTCATACTGTCTGTGAAGAAGCTCGCTGTCCAAACATTCATGAATGTTGGGCAGAACGAAAAACAGCTACGTTTATGATTTTAGGAGATATTTGTACAAGAGCATGTCGTTTTTGTGCAGTCAAAACAGGTCTTCCA
This window harbors:
- a CDS encoding methionine/alanine import family NSS transporter small subunit; translated protein: MSMSAVVMMVIGVVIIWGGLAASILNAVKVSKQK
- a CDS encoding M23 family metallopeptidase, giving the protein MKRSLLFIITIFMTLATIPSTTFATEAKELTYEQLLESRMDLYKKVETVTNVPWYYLAAADSFERGLRRARRDLPREEGAIAIFYSPQQWVGPLNPDLDDTNPLSISMFGGVGLDGNGDGIANRNDDEDVLYTFARHLESYGNDEENIRVGIWEFYHREKSLQLIMGHAKIYETYNTIALNKNAFPMPIHFNYSYKNTWGDARGWGGRRIHEGTDIFAGHGTPVRATTYGIVELKGWNKYGGWRVGIRDLDNVYHYFAHLSGFEKGIEEGTVVEPGTVIGYVGSSGYGKPGTSGKFPPHLHYGMYRDNGYIEWSFDPYPSLKNWEKKDRAKRKRR